In Carassius carassius chromosome 7, fCarCar2.1, whole genome shotgun sequence, one genomic interval encodes:
- the eef1a1b gene encoding LOW QUALITY PROTEIN: elongation factor 1-alpha 1b (The sequence of the model RefSeq protein was modified relative to this genomic sequence to represent the inferred CDS: inserted 2 bases in 2 codons; substituted 1 base at 1 genomic stop codon): MGKEKLHINIVVIGHVDSGKSTTTXYKCGGIDKRTVEKFEKEAAEMGKGSFKYAWVLDKLKAERERGITIDISLWKFETSKYYVTIIDAPGHRDFIKNMITRTSQADCAVLIVAAGVGEFEADISKNGQTREHALLAYTLGVKQLIVGVNKMDSTEPNYSXKRYEEIVKEVSTYIKKIGYNPDTVAFVPISGWNGDNMLEASPNVSVINHFNMLMRCSSQEIFLIITIQPPTRPTDKPLRLPLQDVYKIGGIGAVPVGRVETGILKPGLVVTFAPVNVTTEVKSVEMHREALSEALPGGNVGFNMTNVXVKNIRRGNVAGDSKNDPPTLSAFCSGQVIILNHPGQISTGYAPVLDCHTAHIACKFAELKEKIDRRSGKKLEDNPKSLKSGDAAIVDMIPGKPMCVESFSEYPPLGRFAVHDMRQTIAVGVIKGVEKKTPTSGKVTKSAQKAQKNK, translated from the exons ATGGGAAAAGGCTCTTTTAAGTACGCTTGGGTCCTTGACAAGCTAAAAGCTGAGAGAGAGCGAGGCATCACCATCGATATCTCCCTGTGGAAGTTTGAGACCAGCAAGTACTATGTCACCATCATTGATGCTCCAGGACACAGAGACTTTATTAAGAACATGATCACTCGGACCTCACAG GCAGACTGTGCTGTGTTGATTGTGGCAGCTGGCGTTGGAGAATTTGAGGCTGACATCTCAAAGAATGGCCAAACACGAGAGCACGCTTTGCTGGCATACACCCTGGGTGTCAAACAGCTGATCGTGGGTGTCAACAAGATGGACTCTACGGAACCCAATTACA TGAAGCGCTATGAAGAGATTGTGAAGGAAGTCAGCACTTACATCAAGAAAATTGGCTACAACCCTGATACAGTGGCATTCGTTCCAATCTCTGGATGGAATGGAGATAACATGCTGGAGGCCAGCCCAAACGTTAGTGTCAT aaatcattttaatatgctgatgcGCTGCTCaagtcaagaaatatttcttattattaccatTCAGCCTCCAACCCGCCCCACTGACAAACCCCTTCGCCTCCCACTGCAGGACGTTTACAAGATTGGAG GAATTGGTGCTGTGCCTGTGGGACGGGTTGAAACAGGCATTCTGAAACCTGGCCTAGTTGTGACATTTGCCCCTGTGAATGTGACCACTGAGGTGAAATCTGTGGAGATGCATCGTGAGGCCCTATCTGAAGCTCTTCCGGGTGGTAATGTGGGATTTAATATGACGAATGTCTAAGTCAAAAATATCCGACGTGGGAATGTTGCAGGTGACAGCAAGAATGATCCTccaacatt ATCCGCTTTCTGCTCTGGTCAGGTGATCATTCTGAACCACCCAGGTCAGATCAGCACTGGTTATGCCCCCGTGTTGGACTGCCACACTGCTCACATTGCTTGTAAATTTGCCGAGTTGAAGGAAAAGATAGACCGTCGCTCTGGAAAGAAGCTGGAAGACAATCCCAAGTCCCTGAAGTCTGGGGATGCTGCTATTGTAGATATGATACCAGGCAAACCCATGTGTGTGGAGAGTTTCTCTGAGTATCCTCCTCTTG GTCGCTTTGCAGTGCACGACATGCGTCAAACCATAGCAGTGGGCGTCATCAAAGGGGTTGAGAAGAAAACCCCGACCTCTGGGAAGGTCACTAAATCTGCCCAAAAGGCCCAGAAGAACAAATGA